In a genomic window of bacterium:
- a CDS encoding nitronate monooxygenase yields the protein MFKTRMTELLGIEYPIQCGTMHWLSRAQLVASVANAGGFACLPAASFPTKGELLDEIKKTQDLTDRPFGVNVSLFPALTPTAPEKLIDTVIEAGVKILETAGRNPEPYREKILQGKLIHIHKCARVRDAAKASRLGVDAVSIVGTECGGHPSMEGVTTMVLIPKAAEEVSVPLIAGGGICDGKSMVAALALGADGVIMGTRFMATKECPVHERLKERLINASESDTTLVMMSLGNPARVLRNQWAEKILEMEDKGSSLGELEPLISGQVTRRGWLHGTFEEGIYPCGQAVGRIHDIPSVPELMKRIVQEALETKDRLQRILS from the coding sequence ATGTTCAAGACCAGGATGACGGAGTTGTTGGGCATCGAGTATCCCATTCAGTGCGGGACCATGCATTGGCTCTCTCGAGCCCAGCTGGTGGCTTCTGTGGCCAATGCCGGAGGGTTTGCCTGCCTGCCGGCTGCCAGCTTCCCAACCAAAGGGGAACTCCTGGATGAGATAAAAAAGACCCAGGACCTCACTGACAGGCCCTTTGGCGTAAATGTCTCGCTGTTTCCTGCTCTGACACCCACGGCACCAGAGAAGCTAATCGACACTGTGATAGAGGCCGGAGTCAAGATCTTAGAGACCGCAGGCCGCAACCCAGAGCCTTACAGGGAGAAGATCCTCCAGGGGAAGCTCATTCACATTCACAAGTGTGCCCGTGTGCGAGACGCCGCCAAGGCGAGCCGCCTGGGAGTGGATGCTGTCTCCATAGTGGGCACAGAGTGCGGCGGCCACCCGAGCATGGAGGGGGTCACCACCATGGTCCTGATCCCCAAGGCAGCCGAGGAGGTGAGCGTGCCGCTCATTGCGGGGGGAGGTATATGCGATGGCAAATCCATGGTAGCTGCCTTAGCCTTAGGGGCCGATGGTGTGATCATGGGGACTCGATTCATGGCTACCAAGGAATGCCCGGTGCACGAGCGCCTCAAGGAAAGGCTCATAAACGCCTCGGAGTCCGATACAACTCTGGTAATGATGTCTTTGGGCAACCCTGCCAGGGTGCTACGAAACCAGTGGGCAGAGAAGATCCTGGAGATGGAAGACAAGGGGAGTTCCCTGGGGGAGCTTGAGCCTCTAATCAGCGGACAGGTCACCAGGAGGGGATGGCTCCATGGCACCTTTGAGGAAGGTATTTATCCCTGCGGCCAGGCGGTGGGCCGCATCCATGATATCCCCTCAGTCCCAGAACTGATGAAGAGGATCGTGCAGGAGGCCCTGGAAACCAAAGACAGGCTCCAGCGCATCTTGTCATAA
- a CDS encoding (Fe-S)-binding protein → MFLSEKEREETIWACRFCPMCQVADRVGSIVRRESYTPRGRGAILFALDRGLLEWDDTVADIMYTTLNDGLIQAWCVGRYDHEELILDARARLFERGLAPEGVAFFLNNLRSARGAGKEPTRILREADVKIHPGAEVLLFGGCAVRESQTALVAAGMLFNMASLPFQVIPEEPCCGWPFYQLGDREGARMSSVRIAQAIRDSGAKTVVVLDGDCYRMLLTRNARFGGDLGGVHVRHITSFLDNWIASGNVRVTRALSETITYHDPCALARYCEELEAPRRILASISGGRLKEMANHGRMANCCGAGGMLAVHRPDLAREVAKLRIEEAHETGARILAVGCPRCESSLENANQRCRSNSMRIANLVTLVAEAAGLEVHKISQDCFNCE, encoded by the coding sequence ATGTTTCTCAGCGAAAAGGAAAGAGAGGAGACCATCTGGGCATGCAGGTTCTGCCCCATGTGCCAGGTGGCGGACCGCGTGGGTAGCATAGTGAGGCGGGAGTCCTATACCCCGCGAGGGCGAGGGGCGATTCTGTTCGCGTTGGATCGGGGTCTCCTTGAGTGGGACGATACAGTTGCCGACATTATGTACACAACTCTCAACGACGGGCTCATACAGGCGTGGTGTGTGGGCCGGTACGACCACGAGGAGCTTATCCTGGATGCCCGCGCCAGGCTCTTCGAAAGGGGATTGGCGCCGGAAGGAGTGGCTTTTTTTCTGAATAATCTTCGTTCAGCGCGGGGCGCAGGGAAAGAGCCTACGCGGATCCTCAGAGAGGCCGATGTGAAGATCCACCCTGGGGCCGAGGTGCTTCTCTTTGGAGGTTGCGCCGTGCGGGAGTCGCAGACGGCGCTCGTGGCAGCCGGAATGCTCTTTAATATGGCCTCATTACCGTTTCAGGTGATTCCCGAGGAGCCCTGCTGCGGATGGCCCTTTTACCAGCTGGGGGACCGGGAGGGGGCACGGATGTCCTCAGTCCGGATTGCGCAAGCAATTCGCGATTCTGGGGCAAAGACCGTGGTCGTTCTCGATGGAGATTGCTACCGGATGCTGCTCACCCGAAACGCGCGTTTCGGAGGAGACTTGGGGGGCGTTCATGTCAGGCACATCACGAGCTTCTTGGATAATTGGATTGCCTCTGGTAATGTCCGGGTTACCCGTGCACTCTCCGAGACGATTACCTACCACGATCCATGTGCCCTGGCCAGGTATTGCGAGGAGCTAGAGGCGCCCCGACGGATTCTTGCCTCCATCTCAGGTGGGAGGCTCAAAGAGATGGCGAACCACGGTAGGATGGCTAACTGTTGCGGGGCGGGGGGGATGCTGGCAGTTCACCGGCCGGATCTGGCCAGGGAGGTAGCGAAGCTGAGGATCGAGGAGGCACATGAAACAGGTGCCAGGATTCTCGCTGTCGGTTGCCCCCGCTGCGAGAGCAGTCTCGAGAACGCCAATCAAAGGTGCAGATCCAATTCGATGCGCATCGCGAATCTGGTGACTTTGGTGGCCGAAGCTGCCGGGTTAGAAGTTCACAAAATCAGCCAAGACTGTTTCAATTGTGAATAG
- a CDS encoding FAD-binding oxidoreductase, whose translation MPDNLLYDLIKNELIDIVGPEDVTVQEAERLVYSLDYYLVPQIWMDRGLRPTLPDWVVFPESTEEVSRILKTASRHRIPVIPYGGGTGTQGGGVPLYGGIVVDMKKMNRILRIDEQSLTVVAEAGVNGQELEWAVNKKGLTLAHYPASQYGATLGGYIAARGSGTLSTKYGKAEDMVLNLEVVLPSGKIIRTLPVPNHACGPGLLQLFVGSEGTLGIITEVTMRLDPLPEERRWRAYLFDDIRKGLEAGRRMMTHRLRPCTIRLYDENSTQRIVKRVLGLDVQGSYMVVGSDGSRRAVDLELEMIHEICIGLDAKDLGPELGEHWWKHRYDFYFPPLNLMLPQMFGTVETTATYERIYDIYVAKKRVIEDGFREWGATYIAHFSHWFPWGVMVYDRFIIDKPPQDPHEALQLHTSVWSAAARASIRHGGVLNDHHGIGFKLGWLMPELYGPAWTVLQGVKDLLDPQGIMNPGKLGFARR comes from the coding sequence ATGCCAGATAACCTTCTCTATGACCTCATAAAAAACGAACTGATTGATATTGTTGGACCAGAGGACGTGACGGTCCAAGAGGCTGAGAGGCTGGTTTACAGTCTGGATTACTACCTAGTGCCTCAGATCTGGATGGATAGGGGATTGCGACCAACCCTTCCTGACTGGGTTGTGTTCCCCGAGTCTACCGAGGAGGTGTCCAGAATTTTAAAGACGGCCAGCCGTCACCGCATTCCGGTCATCCCGTATGGTGGGGGTACCGGAACTCAGGGCGGTGGGGTTCCCCTGTATGGGGGAATCGTGGTCGATATGAAAAAGATGAACCGAATCCTGCGCATCGACGAGCAGTCCCTCACGGTCGTGGCAGAGGCAGGGGTGAACGGCCAGGAACTTGAGTGGGCAGTAAACAAGAAAGGGCTAACCCTAGCCCACTACCCCGCCTCCCAGTACGGGGCGACCCTGGGAGGGTACATAGCGGCGCGCGGCTCAGGGACGCTCTCCACCAAGTATGGAAAGGCTGAGGACATGGTGCTAAACTTGGAGGTGGTCCTGCCATCGGGAAAGATCATCCGCACCCTTCCCGTGCCCAACCACGCCTGCGGTCCTGGCCTCCTGCAGCTCTTCGTTGGTTCGGAGGGTACCCTAGGGATCATCACAGAGGTGACGATGCGGCTGGATCCATTGCCCGAAGAGCGCCGCTGGAGGGCATATCTCTTCGACGACATCCGCAAAGGCCTTGAGGCAGGGAGGCGCATGATGACTCACAGACTCAGGCCATGCACCATCCGGCTGTACGATGAGAATTCCACCCAGAGGATTGTCAAGAGAGTGTTGGGTCTAGATGTGCAGGGTTCCTACATGGTCGTCGGATCCGACGGTAGCCGGCGGGCTGTGGACTTAGAACTTGAGATGATTCATGAGATCTGCATAGGGCTGGACGCAAAGGATCTAGGGCCGGAACTAGGGGAGCACTGGTGGAAGCACCGGTATGACTTCTACTTCCCGCCTTTAAACCTCATGCTGCCCCAGATGTTCGGCACGGTAGAGACCACAGCCACCTACGAGCGCATATACGATATCTATGTAGCCAAGAAGCGGGTGATCGAAGATGGGTTCCGGGAGTGGGGTGCAACTTATATCGCCCACTTTTCTCATTGGTTTCCATGGGGGGTGATGGTATACGATAGGTTCATCATCGACAAGCCACCTCAGGACCCCCACGAAGCCCTTCAGCTTCACACCAGCGTATGGAGCGCTGCGGCAAGGGCCTCCATTCGCCATGGGGGGGTGCTAAACGATCATCACGGCATTGGATTCAAACTGGGCTGGCTGATGCCCGAGCTTTACGGCCCAGCCTGGACCGTGCTCCAAGGGGTAAAGGATCTGCTAGATCCACAGGGGATCATGAATCCGGGGAAACTGGGCTTCGCAAGACGGTGA